A single genomic interval of Actinomycetes bacterium harbors:
- a CDS encoding amidohydrolase family protein: MAPVHPPFVDHHCHSLAPGWTSAAAEPGTGGGADLLRPGAGPAWRRCFTEARRPRSLARDVPGLLGYWHFLAALGRRLGVDPTPSDGLEARVVAARDAAAAADPAGYLRGLWDDAGLATLLVDTGLDADSLPAVDLAHQGGRPVREVVRVESVAEAVLGVGGHGPATLGGFVDAVEARLHQALDAGAVALKSIAAYRFGLALPEHSMAQRRRAFRALGDDQARRFDDPILGSFLVRRVAALAADRGVPLQFHTGFGDEDLDLTAADPALLRPLFRDPRTEGCQVVLLHCHPFVGQAAYLAGTYPQVHLDLSLAIPLAEPLAEQLVTEAVALCPVTKLLAASDGHAYPEMHWWGATVWRRALGRALDVEVAAGALDEPAATAVARDVLAGNATRLYRL; the protein is encoded by the coding sequence GTGGCCCCGGTCCACCCGCCGTTCGTCGACCATCACTGCCACAGCCTGGCGCCGGGCTGGACGTCAGCAGCCGCCGAGCCCGGCACCGGAGGCGGGGCCGACCTCCTGCGGCCGGGCGCCGGGCCGGCCTGGCGGCGCTGCTTCACCGAGGCACGCCGCCCCAGGAGCCTGGCCCGCGACGTGCCCGGCCTGCTCGGCTACTGGCACTTCCTGGCCGCGCTGGGGCGCCGCCTGGGGGTCGACCCCACACCCTCCGACGGGCTCGAGGCGCGGGTGGTCGCCGCCCGCGACGCGGCCGCCGCCGCCGACCCGGCCGGGTACCTGCGCGGCCTGTGGGACGACGCCGGCCTGGCCACCCTGCTCGTCGACACCGGGCTCGACGCCGACTCGCTGCCTGCCGTGGACCTCGCCCACCAGGGCGGCCGGCCCGTGCGCGAAGTCGTGCGGGTCGAGTCGGTCGCCGAAGCCGTGCTCGGCGTTGGCGGGCACGGCCCCGCGACGCTCGGCGGCTTCGTGGACGCCGTCGAGGCGCGCCTGCACCAGGCGCTGGACGCCGGCGCGGTCGCGCTCAAGTCGATCGCCGCCTACCGGTTCGGCCTGGCCCTGCCAGAGCACTCGATGGCCCAGCGCCGCCGCGCGTTCCGCGCGCTCGGCGACGACCAGGCGCGGCGCTTCGACGACCCGATCCTCGGGTCCTTCCTGGTCCGCCGGGTGGCCGCCCTGGCCGCCGACCGCGGCGTGCCGCTGCAGTTCCACACCGGCTTCGGGGACGAGGACCTCGACCTGACCGCGGCCGACCCGGCCCTGCTCCGCCCCCTGTTCCGCGATCCCCGCACCGAGGGCTGCCAGGTGGTCCTGCTCCACTGCCATCCCTTCGTGGGCCAGGCCGCCTACCTTGCTGGCACCTACCCGCAGGTCCACCTCGACCTGTCGCTCGCGATCCCACTGGCCGAACCGCTTGCCGAGCAGCTGGTCACCGAGGCCGTCGCCCTGTGTCCGGTGACCAAGCTCCTGGCCGCCTCGGACGGCCATGCCTACCCCGAGATGCACTGGTGGGGCGCGACCGTCTGGCGCCGTGCCCTGGGCCGGGCCCTCGACGTCGAGGTGGCCGCGGGAGCCCTGGACGAGCCCGCGGCGACCGCCGTCGCCCGGGACGTCCTGGCCGGCAACGCCACCCGCCTGTACCGGCTGTGA